A single region of the Elgaria multicarinata webbii isolate HBS135686 ecotype San Diego chromosome 14, rElgMul1.1.pri, whole genome shotgun sequence genome encodes:
- the TMEM208 gene encoding transmembrane protein 208, with amino-acid sequence MAPKGKVGTKGKKQIFEENKDTLKFYLRIILGANAIYGIVNLVIFYATATVWTWIAFVFSLLIYGASYRSMSSMAKPSFADDGSLADGGIDLNMEQGMAEHLKDVILLTAIVQVLSCFSLYVWYFWLLAPGRALYLLWVNILGPWLTTDSSAANQEPNEKKQRRQERRQMKRF; translated from the exons cCAAAGGGAAAGGTGGGAACCAAAGGTAAAAAGCAGATATTTGAAGAAAACAAGGATACCCTCAAGTTCTATCTGCGGATCATCCTTGGTGCTAAT GCTATTTATGGAATTGTAAACCTTGTGATCTTCTATGCAACAGCCACTGTCTGGACTTGG ATTGCATTTGTGTTCAGCTTGTTGATCTACGGGGCCAGTTACCGCTCCATGAGCTCCATGGCGAAACCTTCTTTCGCGGATGACGGCAGCCTTGCTGATGGTGGAATTGACCTGAATATGGAGCAGGGGATGGCAGA GCACCTGAAGGATGTGATCTTGCTTACAGCCATAGTCCAAGTCCTCAGCTGTTTTTCTCTCTACGTGTGGTACTTCTGGCTCTTG GCTCCGGGGCGGGCGCTCTATCTTCTGTGGGTTAACATCCTGGGCCCTTGGCTCACCACAGATTCTTCGGCTGCAAACCAGGAGCCCAACGAGAAGAAACAGCGCCGACAGGAACGCCGGCAGATGAAGCGTTTCTAG
- the ZDHHC1 gene encoding palmitoyltransferase ZDHHC1 isoform X2: MNICNKPPNKTAPEKSDEAAIEVQSQHARRNGWSWPPHPFQFVAWLLYLFFALVSFGILVPLLPVHWVPAGYICPGVFFICHLVVHLTAVSIDPADDRVREKNYQGPLATFNRNQHTHVIENRHCHICDVDVSSKSKHCGTCNKCVCGFDHHCMWLNNCVGERNYWLFLNSVISAILGLLLTLLIAFYVFVEFFLNPMRLRTDQHFEGLKNQTDVWFVFLPAAPIETQAPAILALAGIIILLGLLTLFLLGHLLVFHIYLMWHRLSTYEYIVQQRPPQEMKDPVKQLESCPPQVRPVQEMQFYAGSLGYTNSEIQMEDSSGLASGKDLPKFCARSDGTESKLFLSPELTEVHAGDQPQKKKKKKKKRKKLHKVPSSLLEERSKVMAAPWSSLPALEPELSITAATSSTSSSSSLRLPVPVLPPKIVTPTDSSGLVQAAGPPADYHSESAESMDEIPVAQTRLGSSAPNGASKSGARHLPFPAVHSRGGGEKHQDPGPSAKSKNCPSATGQRAEELELSLKIPAVFVSKSSGEPPIPNLWSGETSSEPPHRKCSSKRHEADRDFSRWDSSTGSTAA, translated from the exons ATGAACATCTGCAACAAACCACCTAATAAGACCGCACCAGAGAAGAGTGATGAAGCGGCTATTGAGGTCCAATCCCAGCATGCCCGGAGAAATGGCTGGAGCTGGCCTCCGCATCCATTCCAGTTTGTTGCCTGGCTGTTGTACCTGTTTTTTGCGCTAGTCAGCTTTGGCATCCTTGTGCCACTCCTACCTGTCCACTGGGTTCCTGCTGGGTATATT TGTCCTGGAGTGTTTTTTATCTGCCATCTGGTAGTTCATCTTACAGCAGTTTCCATTGATCCAGCTGATGACAGAGTGCGCGAGAAGAATTACCAGGGACCACTTGCCACATTCAATCGGAACCAGCACACTCATGTCATTGAAAACCGCCACTGCCACATCTGTGATGTTGATGT GAGCTCCAAATCAAAACACTGTGGGACTTGCAACAAGTGCGTGTGCGGATTTGATCATCACTGCATGTGGCTCAACAACTGTGTAGGAGAGAGGAACTATTG GCTCTTTCTGAACAGTGTGATATCTGCCATCCTGGGCCTTCTCCTAACCCTGCTCATCGCTTTCTACGTCTTTGTGGAGTTCTTCCTTAACCCCATGAGGCTGCGCACTGACCAGCACTTTGAAG GCTTGAAGAATCAAACAGATGTGTGGTTTGTGTTCCTTCCTGCTGCTCCCATTGAGACTCAAGCACCTGCTATTTTGGCTTTGGCTGGAATTATAATTCTCCTGGGGCTGCTGACACTGTTCCTGTTGGGTCACCTGCTGGTCTTCCACATATATCTCA TGTGGCATCGGTTAAGCACCTATGAATACATTGTGCAGCAGCGTCCCCCACAGGAGATGAAGGATCCTGTCAAACAGCTAGAATCCTGTCCTCCCCAAGTGCGGCCTGTTCAG GAAATGCAGTTTTATGCTGGAAGCCTCGGATATACCAATTCTGAGATTCAGATGGAGGACTCTTCGGGATTAGCATCTGGGAAAGA CCTGCCCAAATTCTGCGCCCGCAGCGATGGCACGGAGTCCAAGCTCTTCTTGTCCCCTGAGCTCACAGAGGTGCATGCTGGAGACCAACCACAG aagaagaaaaagaagaagaaaaagaggaagaagttgCATAAGGTTCCCTCTTCTCTGTTGGAAGAAAGATCTAAGGTGATGGCTGCCCCATGGTCCTCTCTTCCAGCTTTAGAGCCAG AATTGTCCATCACAGCTGCCACCTCTTCAACCTCTTCGTCCTCCAGCCTTCGCCTGCCCGTACCAGTTCTCCCTCCCAAAATAGTCACGCCCACAGACAGCAGCGGGCTGGTCCAGGCCGCCGGCCCTCCGGCTGACTACCATTCCGAGTCGGCAGAGTCTATGGACGAGATCCCCGTGGCTCAGACGCGCCTGGGGAGCAGTGCCCCCAACGGAGCTTCCAAGAGCGGCGCTCGGCATCTCCCTTTCCCCGCCGTCCACtccagagggggaggagaaaagcaCCAGGATCCCGGGCCCAGTGCGAAAAGCAAGAACTGTCCATCGGCCACAGGACAGCGGGCGGAAGAGCTGGAACTGTCTCTCAAGATCCCCGCCGTGTTTGTGAGCAAAAGTAGCGGGGAGCCACCCATCCCCAACCTGTGGTCTGGCGAAACGTCATCTGAACCCCCTCACAGAAAATGCTCCAGTAAACGGCACGAAGCTGATCGAGACTTCAGCAGATGGGACTCCAGCACCGGTTCAACGGCAGCATAA
- the ZDHHC1 gene encoding palmitoyltransferase ZDHHC1 isoform X1 gives MNICNKPPNKTAPEKSDEAAIEVQSQHARRNGWSWPPHPFQFVAWLLYLFFALVSFGILVPLLPVHWVPAGYICPGVFFICHLVVHLTAVSIDPADDRVREKNYQGPLATFNRNQHTHVIENRHCHICDVDVSSKSKHCGTCNKCVCGFDHHCMWLNNCVGERNYWLFLNSVISAILGLLLTLLIAFYVFVEFFLNPMRLRTDQHFEGLKNQTDVWFVFLPAAPIETQAPAILALAGIIILLGLLTLFLLGHLLVFHIYLMWHRLSTYEYIVQQRPPQEMKDPVKQLESCPPQVRPVQEMQFYAGSLGYTNSEIQMEDSSGLASGKDLPKFCARSDGTESKLFLSPELTEVHAGDQPQVSKKKKKKKKRKKLHKVPSSLLEERSKVMAAPWSSLPALEPELSITAATSSTSSSSSLRLPVPVLPPKIVTPTDSSGLVQAAGPPADYHSESAESMDEIPVAQTRLGSSAPNGASKSGARHLPFPAVHSRGGGEKHQDPGPSAKSKNCPSATGQRAEELELSLKIPAVFVSKSSGEPPIPNLWSGETSSEPPHRKCSSKRHEADRDFSRWDSSTGSTAA, from the exons ATGAACATCTGCAACAAACCACCTAATAAGACCGCACCAGAGAAGAGTGATGAAGCGGCTATTGAGGTCCAATCCCAGCATGCCCGGAGAAATGGCTGGAGCTGGCCTCCGCATCCATTCCAGTTTGTTGCCTGGCTGTTGTACCTGTTTTTTGCGCTAGTCAGCTTTGGCATCCTTGTGCCACTCCTACCTGTCCACTGGGTTCCTGCTGGGTATATT TGTCCTGGAGTGTTTTTTATCTGCCATCTGGTAGTTCATCTTACAGCAGTTTCCATTGATCCAGCTGATGACAGAGTGCGCGAGAAGAATTACCAGGGACCACTTGCCACATTCAATCGGAACCAGCACACTCATGTCATTGAAAACCGCCACTGCCACATCTGTGATGTTGATGT GAGCTCCAAATCAAAACACTGTGGGACTTGCAACAAGTGCGTGTGCGGATTTGATCATCACTGCATGTGGCTCAACAACTGTGTAGGAGAGAGGAACTATTG GCTCTTTCTGAACAGTGTGATATCTGCCATCCTGGGCCTTCTCCTAACCCTGCTCATCGCTTTCTACGTCTTTGTGGAGTTCTTCCTTAACCCCATGAGGCTGCGCACTGACCAGCACTTTGAAG GCTTGAAGAATCAAACAGATGTGTGGTTTGTGTTCCTTCCTGCTGCTCCCATTGAGACTCAAGCACCTGCTATTTTGGCTTTGGCTGGAATTATAATTCTCCTGGGGCTGCTGACACTGTTCCTGTTGGGTCACCTGCTGGTCTTCCACATATATCTCA TGTGGCATCGGTTAAGCACCTATGAATACATTGTGCAGCAGCGTCCCCCACAGGAGATGAAGGATCCTGTCAAACAGCTAGAATCCTGTCCTCCCCAAGTGCGGCCTGTTCAG GAAATGCAGTTTTATGCTGGAAGCCTCGGATATACCAATTCTGAGATTCAGATGGAGGACTCTTCGGGATTAGCATCTGGGAAAGA CCTGCCCAAATTCTGCGCCCGCAGCGATGGCACGGAGTCCAAGCTCTTCTTGTCCCCTGAGCTCACAGAGGTGCATGCTGGAGACCAACCACAGGTGAGT aagaagaaaaagaagaagaaaaagaggaagaagttgCATAAGGTTCCCTCTTCTCTGTTGGAAGAAAGATCTAAGGTGATGGCTGCCCCATGGTCCTCTCTTCCAGCTTTAGAGCCAG AATTGTCCATCACAGCTGCCACCTCTTCAACCTCTTCGTCCTCCAGCCTTCGCCTGCCCGTACCAGTTCTCCCTCCCAAAATAGTCACGCCCACAGACAGCAGCGGGCTGGTCCAGGCCGCCGGCCCTCCGGCTGACTACCATTCCGAGTCGGCAGAGTCTATGGACGAGATCCCCGTGGCTCAGACGCGCCTGGGGAGCAGTGCCCCCAACGGAGCTTCCAAGAGCGGCGCTCGGCATCTCCCTTTCCCCGCCGTCCACtccagagggggaggagaaaagcaCCAGGATCCCGGGCCCAGTGCGAAAAGCAAGAACTGTCCATCGGCCACAGGACAGCGGGCGGAAGAGCTGGAACTGTCTCTCAAGATCCCCGCCGTGTTTGTGAGCAAAAGTAGCGGGGAGCCACCCATCCCCAACCTGTGGTCTGGCGAAACGTCATCTGAACCCCCTCACAGAAAATGCTCCAGTAAACGGCACGAAGCTGATCGAGACTTCAGCAGATGGGACTCCAGCACCGGTTCAACGGCAGCATAA
- the ZDHHC1 gene encoding palmitoyltransferase ZDHHC1 isoform X3: MNICNKPPNKTAPEKSDEAAIEVQSQHARRNGWSWPPHPFQFVAWLLYLFFALVSFGILVPLLPVHWVPAGYICPGVFFICHLVVHLTAVSIDPADDRVREKNYQGPLATFNRNQHTHVIENRHCHICDVDVSSKSKHCGTCNKCVCGFDHHCMWLNNCVGERNYWLFLNSVISAILGLLLTLLIAFYVFVEFFLNPMRLRTDQHFEVWHRLSTYEYIVQQRPPQEMKDPVKQLESCPPQVRPVQEMQFYAGSLGYTNSEIQMEDSSGLASGKDLPKFCARSDGTESKLFLSPELTEVHAGDQPQVSKKKKKKKKRKKLHKVPSSLLEERSKVMAAPWSSLPALEPELSITAATSSTSSSSSLRLPVPVLPPKIVTPTDSSGLVQAAGPPADYHSESAESMDEIPVAQTRLGSSAPNGASKSGARHLPFPAVHSRGGGEKHQDPGPSAKSKNCPSATGQRAEELELSLKIPAVFVSKSSGEPPIPNLWSGETSSEPPHRKCSSKRHEADRDFSRWDSSTGSTAA, translated from the exons ATGAACATCTGCAACAAACCACCTAATAAGACCGCACCAGAGAAGAGTGATGAAGCGGCTATTGAGGTCCAATCCCAGCATGCCCGGAGAAATGGCTGGAGCTGGCCTCCGCATCCATTCCAGTTTGTTGCCTGGCTGTTGTACCTGTTTTTTGCGCTAGTCAGCTTTGGCATCCTTGTGCCACTCCTACCTGTCCACTGGGTTCCTGCTGGGTATATT TGTCCTGGAGTGTTTTTTATCTGCCATCTGGTAGTTCATCTTACAGCAGTTTCCATTGATCCAGCTGATGACAGAGTGCGCGAGAAGAATTACCAGGGACCACTTGCCACATTCAATCGGAACCAGCACACTCATGTCATTGAAAACCGCCACTGCCACATCTGTGATGTTGATGT GAGCTCCAAATCAAAACACTGTGGGACTTGCAACAAGTGCGTGTGCGGATTTGATCATCACTGCATGTGGCTCAACAACTGTGTAGGAGAGAGGAACTATTG GCTCTTTCTGAACAGTGTGATATCTGCCATCCTGGGCCTTCTCCTAACCCTGCTCATCGCTTTCTACGTCTTTGTGGAGTTCTTCCTTAACCCCATGAGGCTGCGCACTGACCAGCACTTTGAAG TGTGGCATCGGTTAAGCACCTATGAATACATTGTGCAGCAGCGTCCCCCACAGGAGATGAAGGATCCTGTCAAACAGCTAGAATCCTGTCCTCCCCAAGTGCGGCCTGTTCAG GAAATGCAGTTTTATGCTGGAAGCCTCGGATATACCAATTCTGAGATTCAGATGGAGGACTCTTCGGGATTAGCATCTGGGAAAGA CCTGCCCAAATTCTGCGCCCGCAGCGATGGCACGGAGTCCAAGCTCTTCTTGTCCCCTGAGCTCACAGAGGTGCATGCTGGAGACCAACCACAGGTGAGT aagaagaaaaagaagaagaaaaagaggaagaagttgCATAAGGTTCCCTCTTCTCTGTTGGAAGAAAGATCTAAGGTGATGGCTGCCCCATGGTCCTCTCTTCCAGCTTTAGAGCCAG AATTGTCCATCACAGCTGCCACCTCTTCAACCTCTTCGTCCTCCAGCCTTCGCCTGCCCGTACCAGTTCTCCCTCCCAAAATAGTCACGCCCACAGACAGCAGCGGGCTGGTCCAGGCCGCCGGCCCTCCGGCTGACTACCATTCCGAGTCGGCAGAGTCTATGGACGAGATCCCCGTGGCTCAGACGCGCCTGGGGAGCAGTGCCCCCAACGGAGCTTCCAAGAGCGGCGCTCGGCATCTCCCTTTCCCCGCCGTCCACtccagagggggaggagaaaagcaCCAGGATCCCGGGCCCAGTGCGAAAAGCAAGAACTGTCCATCGGCCACAGGACAGCGGGCGGAAGAGCTGGAACTGTCTCTCAAGATCCCCGCCGTGTTTGTGAGCAAAAGTAGCGGGGAGCCACCCATCCCCAACCTGTGGTCTGGCGAAACGTCATCTGAACCCCCTCACAGAAAATGCTCCAGTAAACGGCACGAAGCTGATCGAGACTTCAGCAGATGGGACTCCAGCACCGGTTCAACGGCAGCATAA